From a single Micromonospora pallida genomic region:
- the mug gene encoding G/U mismatch-specific DNA glycosylase codes for MTATGSRRVTRSTPAVTDPPLPSARPTREQLAAAADRTIPDVLADGLDVLFVGINPGLWTAATGWHFARPGNRFWPALHRGGFTSRQLHPSEQDELPGLGLGITNMVARASARADELTAAELVAGARILTDKVVRHRPRWVAVVGVTAYRAGFARPKASFGPQPERLGDARLWVLPNPSGLNAHFTAETLGAAFGELRAAVRAAG; via the coding sequence GTGACCGCCACCGGCAGTCGGCGGGTCACCCGGTCGACCCCGGCCGTGACCGACCCGCCGCTGCCGTCGGCCCGGCCGACCCGGGAGCAGCTCGCCGCCGCGGCGGACCGGACCATCCCCGACGTGCTCGCCGACGGACTGGACGTGCTCTTCGTCGGGATCAACCCCGGGCTGTGGACGGCGGCGACCGGCTGGCACTTCGCCCGTCCCGGCAACCGGTTCTGGCCCGCCCTGCACCGGGGCGGCTTCACCTCGCGCCAACTGCATCCGAGTGAGCAGGACGAGCTGCCCGGCCTCGGCCTCGGCATCACCAACATGGTGGCCCGGGCCAGTGCCCGCGCCGACGAGCTGACCGCGGCCGAGCTGGTTGCCGGGGCCCGGATCCTCACCGACAAGGTCGTCCGGCACCGGCCGCGCTGGGTCGCGGTGGTCGGGGTGACCGCCTACCGTGCCGGGTTCGCCCGCCCGAAGGCCAGCTTCGGACCCCAACCGGAACGGCTCGGCGACGCCCGGTTGTGGGTGCTGCCGAACCCGAGCGGACTGAACGCCCACTTCACCGCCGAGACGCTCGGCGCCGCCTTCGGCGAGCTGCGGGCGGCGGTACGCGCGGCGGGCTGA
- a CDS encoding SDR family oxidoreductase: MDLGLTDRVYVLTGASRGLGFATAECLVADGAKVVLSARDTDAVSAAVERLGGPAHAVGVPGDLADPALPQRLVDTARERFGRLDGALVSVGGPPPGTAAGVSDEQWRTSFETVFLGTVRMVRTVADALPAGGAIGLVLSTSARYPITGLGISNGLRPGLAGVAKDVADEYGPQGVRVVGLLPGRIMTDRNRQLFAATGDAEAARAAAEEGIPLRRVGEPTEFGRVAAFVLSPAASYLTGITVPVDGGATRDL; encoded by the coding sequence ATGGATCTGGGACTCACCGACCGGGTGTACGTGCTGACCGGCGCCTCCCGGGGGCTCGGCTTCGCCACCGCCGAGTGCCTCGTCGCGGACGGGGCGAAGGTGGTGCTCTCCGCCCGGGACACGGACGCGGTCTCCGCCGCCGTCGAGCGGCTCGGCGGCCCGGCACACGCCGTCGGGGTCCCCGGTGACCTGGCCGACCCGGCGCTGCCGCAACGGCTGGTCGACACCGCCCGGGAGCGGTTCGGCCGGCTCGACGGCGCACTGGTCTCGGTCGGCGGGCCGCCGCCGGGCACCGCCGCCGGGGTGAGCGACGAGCAGTGGCGGACCTCCTTCGAGACGGTCTTCCTGGGCACCGTCCGCATGGTCCGGACGGTCGCCGACGCGCTCCCGGCCGGCGGCGCGATCGGGCTGGTCCTCTCCACCTCGGCGCGGTACCCGATCACCGGTCTGGGCATCTCCAACGGGCTGCGGCCCGGCCTGGCCGGCGTGGCCAAGGACGTCGCCGACGAGTACGGTCCCCAGGGCGTCCGGGTGGTCGGGCTGCTGCCGGGGCGGATCATGACCGACCGCAACCGGCAGCTCTTCGCGGCCACCGGGGACGCCGAGGCGGCCCGGGCCGCAGCGGAGGAGGGCATCCCGCTGCGCCGGGTGGGCGAGCCGACGGAGTTCGGCCGGGTCGCCGCGTTCGTCCTCTCCCCCGCCGCCAGCTACCTGACCGGCATCACCGTCCCGGTCGACGGCGGCGCGACCCGCGACCTGTGA
- a CDS encoding TIGR04222 domain-containing membrane protein, translating to MTLLAATGDTWGISGPAFLAGYLTVAVLVVVGSAIHRAWLFKGHQQPGFDHLGPQQAAYLNGGARLAVYSSIGALRSVGAVGADRRRLLRATGPLPAGATPLDQAVYQAASRGVRSRDLPQDHWVATALGQLRQDLENRGLAIDAGRRRAARFGPVLLTVLLFVGMLRLFAGFDNDQPVGFLVVSLIVLVVISAVQARRVPYQTRAGRTALRNLRAHYQYLTPSTAPAYATYGAAGTAMGVALFGAATLWAADPTFAQEAEIQRQAAGSSGSSGGCGGGDSGGGGGDSGGGSSCGGGGGCGGGGCGG from the coding sequence ATGACCCTACTGGCGGCCACGGGCGACACCTGGGGCATCTCCGGCCCCGCCTTCCTCGCCGGCTACCTGACGGTGGCCGTGCTGGTGGTGGTCGGTTCGGCCATCCACCGTGCCTGGCTCTTCAAGGGCCACCAGCAGCCCGGCTTCGACCACCTCGGGCCGCAGCAGGCCGCGTACCTCAACGGCGGCGCGCGGCTGGCCGTCTACAGCTCCATCGGCGCCCTGCGCAGCGTCGGCGCGGTCGGGGCGGACCGCCGCCGGCTGCTGCGGGCCACAGGTCCGCTGCCCGCCGGGGCCACCCCGCTGGACCAGGCGGTGTACCAGGCGGCCAGTCGGGGCGTCCGCAGCCGTGACCTGCCGCAGGACCACTGGGTGGCCACCGCGCTCGGCCAGCTTCGCCAGGACCTGGAGAACCGGGGGCTGGCCATCGACGCCGGCCGGAGGCGCGCCGCCCGGTTCGGCCCGGTGCTGCTCACCGTGCTGCTCTTCGTCGGCATGCTGCGGCTGTTCGCCGGGTTCGACAACGACCAGCCGGTGGGCTTCCTCGTCGTCAGCCTGATCGTGCTCGTGGTGATCTCCGCGGTGCAGGCACGCCGGGTGCCGTACCAGACCCGCGCCGGTCGGACCGCGCTGCGCAACCTGCGGGCCCACTACCAGTACCTGACGCCCTCCACCGCGCCCGCGTACGCCACCTATGGCGCGGCCGGGACGGCGATGGGCGTGGCGCTCTTCGGCGCCGCCACGCTCTGGGCGGCCGACCCCACCTTCGCTCAGGAGGCCGAGATCCAGCGCCAGGCGGCTGGCAGCAGCGGCAGCAGCGGCGGCTGCGGGGGTGGAGACAGCGGGGGCGGCGGCGGGGACAGCGGCGGCGGCAGTTCCTGCGGCGGCGGTGGGGGCTGCGGCGGAGGCGGGTGCGGCGGATGA
- a CDS encoding TetR/AcrR family transcriptional regulator, with translation MPRVSQDQLDARRQEILAAARACFARHGYEGATVRRLEEATGLSRGAIFHHFRDKDSLFLAVAEDDAAAMVETVARNGLVQVMRDLLARAMSPDTTGWLGSQLEVSRRLRTDPAFARRWAERSAAIAEATRERLARQREAGVLRDDMPIDVLARFLELAYDGLVLHLAMGRPAGDLGPVLDLVEEAVRRR, from the coding sequence GTGCCCAGAGTAAGCCAGGACCAGCTCGACGCGCGCCGCCAGGAGATCCTCGCCGCCGCGCGCGCCTGCTTCGCCCGGCACGGCTACGAGGGAGCCACCGTCCGCCGGCTGGAGGAGGCGACCGGCCTTTCCCGGGGCGCGATCTTCCACCACTTCCGGGACAAGGACTCCCTCTTCCTCGCCGTCGCTGAGGACGACGCGGCGGCAATGGTGGAGACGGTGGCCCGCAACGGCCTGGTGCAGGTCATGCGGGACCTGCTCGCCCGGGCGATGTCCCCGGACACCACTGGCTGGCTCGGCAGCCAGTTGGAGGTCTCCCGCAGGCTGCGCACCGACCCGGCCTTCGCCCGCCGCTGGGCCGAGCGCTCGGCCGCGATCGCCGAGGCCACCCGCGAGCGGCTGGCCCGGCAACGCGAGGCCGGGGTGCTCCGCGACGACATGCCGATCGACGTGCTCGCCCGCTTCCTGGAGCTGGCCTACGACGGTCTCGTCCTGCACCTGGCGATGGGGCGCCCCGCCGGTGACCTCGGCCCGGTGCTCGACCTGGTCGAGGAGGCGGTACGCCGCCGCTGA
- a CDS encoding DUF692 domain-containing protein: MTTPARTTGPTDAKATGPTSAKTSGPGAKTTGPGAKATGVSRANRAAAPAGVGIGWRPEIAGFVADLPGLRFVEVIAESVAPAGPLPVGLAELRAAGVTVVPHGVRLSLGGVEPVEPARVAHLAAVADLLDAPLVSEHIAFVRAGGMEAGHLLPLPRTREAVEVVAANVRRAQAELPVPIALEPIAALFDWPDDELDEAAFVTEILDRTDALLLLDVANVYANARNRGTDPLALLGRLPLERVAYGHVAGGAEHDGLYHDTHTDAVPPEVLDLVGELCARHRPPALLLERDGRYPPAATLRAELDALATAAGWPVVT, encoded by the coding sequence ATGACCACGCCGGCCCGGACGACCGGTCCCACCGACGCGAAGGCGACCGGCCCCACCAGCGCGAAGACGTCCGGGCCTGGGGCGAAAACGACCGGGCCTGGGGCGAAGGCAACCGGAGTCAGCCGCGCGAACCGGGCGGCGGCACCGGCCGGTGTCGGCATCGGGTGGCGGCCGGAGATCGCCGGGTTCGTCGCCGACCTGCCCGGCCTGCGCTTCGTCGAGGTGATCGCGGAGAGCGTCGCCCCGGCCGGGCCTCTGCCGGTCGGGCTCGCCGAGCTGCGGGCGGCCGGGGTGACCGTCGTACCGCACGGGGTGCGGCTCTCCCTCGGCGGCGTGGAACCGGTCGAGCCGGCGCGGGTGGCCCACCTGGCCGCGGTCGCCGACCTGCTGGACGCGCCGCTGGTCAGCGAGCACATCGCCTTCGTCCGGGCCGGCGGGATGGAGGCCGGCCACCTGCTGCCGCTGCCCCGCACCCGGGAGGCGGTCGAGGTGGTGGCGGCCAACGTCCGGCGCGCGCAGGCGGAGCTGCCGGTGCCGATCGCGCTGGAGCCGATCGCCGCCCTGTTCGACTGGCCCGACGACGAGCTGGACGAGGCCGCGTTCGTCACCGAGATCCTGGACCGCACCGACGCCCTGCTGCTGCTCGACGTCGCCAACGTGTACGCCAACGCCCGCAACCGGGGCACCGACCCGCTCGCGCTGCTCGGCCGGCTCCCGCTCGAGCGGGTCGCGTACGGGCACGTCGCCGGAGGGGCCGAACACGACGGGCTCTACCACGACACGCACACCGACGCCGTACCGCCGGAGGTCCTCGACCTGGTCGGCGAGTTGTGCGCCCGGCACCGACCGCCCGCGCTACTGCTCGAACGGGACGGACGCTACCCGCCGGCGGCGACGCTCCGGGCCGAACTGGACGCGCTCGCCACGGCGGCCGGCTGGCCGGTGGTCACATGA
- a CDS encoding carbon-nitrogen hydrolase family protein, with protein sequence MTSLPATALTVATVQADPVPGEVAENAVTAARLARRAADSGARLAVLPELFLSAYHPPALAADPAGTDVAADPDALVVDPRLDPVRAAARDTGTVLVLGAAVRHPDQRRTISALVVDRAGTVRVGYDKQQLWSEERELFTPGRRGATLLVDDWRFGLGICYDGCFPEHGRAAADDGAHGYLCPSGYVVGSAHRRDVYYAARALDNTMYVVFANSVDGTAPWRFNGGAAVYDPEGRCLVRGADTGEDVLVATLDPEQLARTRADHPMLADRLADQGPRRALVTG encoded by the coding sequence ATGACGTCGCTGCCCGCCACCGCGCTGACCGTGGCCACCGTCCAGGCCGACCCCGTACCCGGTGAGGTGGCCGAGAACGCGGTGACCGCCGCCCGGCTGGCGCGCCGGGCGGCCGACTCCGGCGCGCGGCTGGCGGTCCTGCCCGAGCTGTTCCTCTCGGCGTACCACCCACCGGCGCTCGCCGCCGACCCGGCCGGCACCGACGTCGCGGCCGACCCGGACGCGCTGGTCGTCGACCCCCGCCTGGACCCGGTGCGCGCGGCGGCCCGGGACACCGGCACGGTGCTGGTCCTCGGCGCGGCGGTCCGCCACCCGGACCAGCGGCGGACCATCTCCGCCCTGGTCGTCGACCGGGCCGGGACGGTCCGCGTCGGCTACGACAAGCAGCAGCTCTGGAGCGAGGAGCGGGAGCTGTTCACCCCGGGCCGGCGCGGGGCGACGCTGCTGGTCGACGACTGGCGGTTCGGCCTCGGCATCTGCTACGACGGCTGCTTTCCCGAGCACGGTCGCGCCGCGGCGGACGACGGTGCCCACGGCTACCTCTGCCCGAGCGGCTACGTGGTCGGGTCCGCGCACCGGCGGGACGTCTACTACGCGGCCCGGGCGCTGGACAACACCATGTACGTCGTCTTCGCCAACTCCGTCGACGGCACCGCCCCCTGGCGGTTCAACGGTGGCGCGGCGGTGTACGACCCGGAGGGCCGGTGCCTGGTGCGGGGCGCGGACACCGGGGAGGACGTGCTGGTCGCGACGCTCGACCCGGAGCAGCTCGCCCGGACCCGCGCCGACCACCCCATGCTCGCCGACCGGCTGGCCGACCAGGGGCCGCGGCGGGCGCTGGTCACCGGCTGA